The Syngnathus scovelli strain Florida chromosome 17, RoL_Ssco_1.2, whole genome shotgun sequence sequence GATGACCACGGGGATGGCGCTCAGCTTGATGCCGATCAAACCCATGATGCCGAAAAGCTCCACCGTCATCATGGCCAGGATAAACACCTGAAAACACACAGAAAGGGAAATTGAGCGATGGAAGAATGGAAGCAAGACGGCGTGAAGATTGAAGGTGACGTGAGGGACTCAGTTGAGCTCTTTTGCCTTTTCACCCCACCCAATCTTTGACCTCGGGGGTCTCTGCGGAGTAGCGTCAAATTACCCACACTAATACTTCTCCGTCCCACCGACTGCGCTTCTTGCTTTTCCTCCCACAGACAATAGCTCCCCTCGTGTGTGACTGCGACAGTCGCAGAGTTTGTGGTTATTAGTTCGAACGGCGGCAATGGTATTTGAAGCGTGTCAGAGAGGTTCAATCTTCTTGATACGGCCTTCCCATATCACGCTAAAGCTCGGATTTACTGTACTACGACGGGTACATAAACAACACCCCCGCTGGTGCGAGCATACATCAGAAGGCACTTTCGGAGAGCTTTTGATCCCGGCAGGGCCTCCTCGTTGGGGCACGGTGAAATTGCAAAATGCTAAAAGCCCTTTTACTGCTCCACCGCATACAGGCCGAGCGAAAGCTTCCAAAGGCGGGCGGATGCGTGGAGACTAcacacgcatgtgtgtgtgtgtgtgtgtgtctgatttCAGTCCAATTAAACACATTCCAGCAGAAGCTGCAACCTTGTAATGCTCCAGTCCAGGCGGTGGACATGCATTTGTgggctggggagggggggggtcaccAGCTTGTGTGTGAAACGTTTTCTAACAACTCAAGACTGTCTCTCTTTTTCTGGCTCACACATCTCTCTGATGGATGGGTCGAGCGGGCCAAGGTCGCGACTGGGCAGATCCGTCCTGTCCCCGAGCCTCTCCTTCTCCCTCTGACAAAAGCAGTGATGGAGTTGGAGGTAGAGGCTTTGGGAGGGCAAAGTCTTTCTGGCTCCTTTGCATTCCCTTTTCTAAGGCCGGCCCTGCCTACATTAGAATGACAAAGGTCCCCCcctcgcatgtgtgtgtgtgtgtgtgtgtgtgtgtgtgcgcgcgcgctggCCCTCCGCAGCGCAAAAGGCCCCCCTCGGTCGGACGACGTTATTGAGCTGTGCCGCGCGGGGAGGAAAGGGGGCTAATCGTGTTGCTGAGGTGGAAAATATTCAAGGCGGAGGGAGAGGTGCACTCACAATGATGCCGGCGGTCCACGGGTTGAGCAGGAGCAGAGCGCAAACCAGGAAGGTGCACGCTAGCACCACGCTAATGGCCAGGAGGAACCAATGCCTGAGGCCGATGTACTGCTCCCAGAAGAGAAAGGGGTACCCGTTGGGGTAGTTGAACACACCCTTGCGGCTGAACTCGTCGCAGATGGCCCTCACGCTCTCGATGGCCTCCACAAAGTCACCGGCTTGCTGCAGCCCGTTTAGGTAATACGGAAACTGGGCGAACTCCAGGGGCTCCGCTGCCGGAACTGCAAGGATGAGGAGAGCGTGATttagtttttttccccactgctTCGGAAAAGACGGCCAAATAGTGGCCGAAACTTACTGCGCAGATTCTCCCCCGTGGTGTCGTACTTGTCGTGGATCCACTCTCTGGGATGCGGATAAAAGTTGGCCTGGGAGGCGGCGTAGCCCAGTGGGTCGTTACTGACCCACACCGTCAGGTAGATGTAGAACACCTCGGGGGGGATAAGACCCTCGGCATCCACCAGTCGGCGAGACGTCAGCTACAAAAGGAAGGTTTGGTCAGACGGGATGCCAAGGAGGGAAAGCCTGGCACGAGTGCCGCCTTATCTTACTTGGCTGTAGTCAAAAGGCTCTTTCTTGGAGCCCGTTTGGATGAGGAGCTTGTACGCCAGGGCGGCGTCCTCCGTGCCGTTCCTGTAGCTGTCCGAGGTGATCCTGCCCGCCAGCCAGTCTGCGTCAAAAGCAGCCTGAAGACCTGTACATGAAATGATTAGCGCGCTTgtcatttgtcattttatttctgCTTCGGTGAGCAGCCTTCGAGTGTGGGCGtaaaccaaaaaagaaaaaaaagtgaaagatcaCATTTCTGTTTCTGTCTGGTTTTGGGCAGCTGGCTTTGATTGACCTGTTAGCTATTACTTCCTCCTGACCGGGCCTCTGACATGTCCTAGCCTGaggacacacgcacatgcaaaaGATAACCTCCGACCCCACCCTAATCTGTCTACTGCTCCACCCCTGAGCCCAGGTGGATGGGTTAGGGTAAACAGCCCGCATGAACTTTCTCTCACCCTTGGCAGCCATATTCATTGAGTACACCTGAAAAAACTGAGAAAAAACACCACAATGTAGTACGTACTAAGTACCTCTGAGCCAGTCCTGGAAGTAGTGCAGCCACATGCGGGGCAGTTTGCCGTCACTGTCTCGGACCACGGATCTGACAGAGTTGAAGGCGTTGTGGAGCTGGATCAGAAGTCGCTGCGAGCGGGCGTAATCGAATCTGTCCATGGTGACCAGATACATGTTGTAGAAGGAAAAGTATTTGAACTGGGCGTCGATGAAGTCGTACTCCTTTGTGTCGCGTGGTACAATGTCAGTCAGGTAGAGGCCGTCGTGCACCGTGGTGGTGCCGTACAAGCTGAGGCCCAGGAGGCCCAGGAAGAGCACGACCACCATGGCTTTGCTTTTGGGCTTGAGGAGGAGCGGGGCGTATTTCTCCCTGGCAAAGTGGGACAGGTTCCAGCGGAGGAAGGGGAGCGGGACGCACTTCTTGCCCAACTTGGAGTCCTCCACCTGAGCTAGCAAGTCCCGGGTAGAGCTGGAGGTCGGGGTGAAGAGCTGCGAGCCGTAGGGATCCTGCACGGGGGTGCCGGGTGTAGGCGTGATCGCTACGAGGGAGGACACACACAAGGAATGACATACGTTACGTGGGTGGGCCACCTCTGACAGAGCATCCGCCTGGGTTTTGACTCCGCCTACCTTGTGAAGCGGGAGGACACAGAATGATGGACGTCGGGCTGGTGGAGATTTGAGAGGTTGGCGGCAGGATGGTGACGATGTGCTGCCCGGCGGCGTCGCACTGCGTGAACGCTTGCACCGTGGTGGTGATCTGCGtgctggtggtgatggtggagcCCGTGGCGAACGGGCGCGAGGCCGGCGCCTGGCTCTGCTCGGGGGCGTCCGACAGCTCGTGCGGGGACAGGTGGATGACCTGGTCGGCGCAagggctgtacaggcagcacagGACGTCCAAGCGCTTGTCCTCGCGCCGGTGGAGGTCTAAACTGAGGATGGCGGGGAAGATGAGCAGCACCATGGCGAAGTTGAACACCACCACGATGGCCgcctggaaggaaggaaggaaggaaggaaggaaggaaggaggggaacacaattacaatttttatcccccTCTGATCACAGTAGTCTATAAACAAGACAATATATgtacatagtatatatatatatatatacggagGGAGAAAAAGAGAGCAAGAAAAAGATtgacatgttgttgtttttttaacaaaatcatGGTCCAGAAACACTAAGCAGGCCAGGCAAACAGAccaggaggaaaaaaagtagAAGAAGCAGTGTGTAATCCCGGGAGcgagtgtgtatttgtgtgttgcgGACCACCCACAGTTAAGTCACAGATCAGAGCAAAGCGCCTCGACGGCTCAGTGATATACAGAGCCGAGAGCTCCCCTCTAGTTCTCTCTTCCCTTTACTGTGGACTCTTCCACattgcacacacatacaaacgttttacaaaaaaaaaaaaaaaaaaaaaaaaaaaaaaagagttggcGCTGTTGGGGCCATAAAAATTGGGAACAAAGGCTTTCCCCTGCTCTTGAATAAATGTCAGCTCTCTTAAGTCATCTCTTTCATTTTCAAAGTAGCCGCCAGGCTCTCGCAGCGCAATTGTTTATTTCTTTGCGtaataaaaaaaaccccaaaaaaacggAAAGCGGGTACCTGCAAGGAGAACGCTCGCAGGGCCGGGATGGGCACGAGAGCCGCCATGAAAAAGGCAATCATGTTGTTGACGGAAGTCAGAGCCACGCTGGTGCCCGTGCGACGTAAGCAGTCTCCGGTCCGCTCCTGGGAGAGAACGCATCTTAGAGGAGAAGGAAAGACGAGGGGAAGGAGGGACGAGGAATGGAGTGGGAAGATAGATACCTTAAAGGGAATGTTACTCCCGGCCTCTGTGAAGGAATGAGCCAAGAGAAACATGTCATCCACTCCGATTCCAAGTGCCAGGAAGGGAAGCACCTGGGATGAGCAACACAAATAGTCAGCGCTGACTCGTTCGTATACAATATGGAAGCTTTGACAATCGGCCCACGGGAAGTACACGGGCCGGCCGGCTGAAATCCAAAGCCGCAGCCCCTTCCTCTTTCTTGAATAAAGTCGGCGTTGTCGAGGTGGTTACCTgagtagtagcggcgttgaaggAGAGTCCCAGCAGGGAGCAGAGACCCAGCCCCGCAGCGACCGACAGAGCCACCAGCAGCACGCCGGCCAGTCCCACGGCCCCCTGCGACTTGGCGCAGTCCCACCTCAGCATGGTCACGCAGGCGTACGCCAGCTAGCGAGTAACGCACGTGTGTCCAATGGTCAGTCGTGCATCCGAGCGAGCCAGAGACGGCGCCGTTTTAGTCAAACCAAATGGCTCACCATGAGCAGGTAGCCTCCAGCTACCCGTAAGACGCTGACATCGGAGAAGGACTTCATGATGTCGTTGAGTGTGGTGGTGGAGAAGGCGTGGATAGACTGGCTGGAATTAGACGGGATACTCTGGTGGACCACCTGAGGGATAAACAGCGATAAATCAATCCCACCTAAAATGCTTCCAAGTCTCATGTTTAGCTATTAGCATCAGACATAAGAAAGAAAAGCTCGGATGCCTCGACATACATTCTGCACCGTGTTTATTTTACATGAAAGAGTGGAGTACCATAAGCGCTCGCTTGTCCCTTTCAACAGAGCCCCCccaaacgggaaaaaaaaaagccctttgAAAGACAacacgtatgtgtgtgcgtttcaCATGTGCCGGTGTGTGTACGTACGTATGACAAGGGAGGAGTAATGAGCACAGATGCCAGAGGTTGTCGTGTCAAAGGTGAAAGAAATGGGGATCACATGACCGAGGAAGGAGGCCGCCGCCATGAACACGactcagcaatttttttttttttttaaattgatatcATCACCACTACGATTTAAACTCCGTTTGTTGCGTTGTTTTCACAGCGtgttactttatttatttatttcccccccccaaaacgtcTTTGGTCCGCCCTCCCACCCTCTCCCCTTAGTGGTGGGTGTCAGCTATCACAGCAACAGCTTGTTCCCATAATGAGGGCTCTGACAGTGAGAGACGATTGgcctgccacacacacacacacacacacacacacacacacacacacacacacacacacacacacacacacacacacacacacacacgcacgcacgcacacacacacacacacacacacacgcacacacacacacacacacacacacacgcacacacacatgcatgctgcTCTGCGATTTGCTTACGAGGAACTTGACGGAATTCCAACACGAGTGGAAGAACATGGAAATATCTCCTCATTTTGCCGGCGTTCACACCAACGCTACTGTGGCGGAGTCTTGGAAGCAGAATGGTTCCTACCTCCACAAATCTCCGTTGCCACGACTCCAGGATGGCAGTAGCCTTTTCTTCATTCCAGTTGATGTCGTGGATCTCATAGTCGTCTTTAAAGTGCTCGTACAGCTGCTTTGGGCTCATCAACAGGAACATGCTTTGAAGAGCCTCCGCGctgcagagaagaagaagaagaagaaaaaaaacagcgcaTTAAATTCAGCTACACTACTGTCCTCAACGTTTACAAGTGCTTCTAAAAAAGCAGGTGTTGGTGTTATCTGCTGCATTCTGGGAcgtcagaacaaaaaaaaaaaaaaaaagaaaaaagaaaaagttcttGGCAGCACTGTGGCGAGCGGGAGCGCTGCTCAAAAACTGATCGTAAATCAAACGTGGCGAGAGTGTAAATGGGACGGGAATCCTCTTTCATTCACGACTCTGCTAAACGGGCCCGAGTGGGTCGCAGTCTGGGCCCGCACCCAATGCGGTCAGTGCGCTTTTTCAGACAGAAAAGGAAAATGTCTCCTTGAGAGACCTGCTTGACTCTTTTCGAGTCATCGACTTTTATTCAGCTGAGACGCACAAGCTGCTGGGCTATACCTTGAAAATAAGAACTCCTGTGCGGATCGAAACTTCCAAGCTTACTTACCTCATGAGAGCGTCCTGGGTGTTCTTCACGCGCCCCCCAAGGATCAGCTCCTCCTGCCAGTGCATAAACTTCCGGCTAAAACCGTGGCAACCGCCTCGGAGGCGTCCGGCAATGTCAGGAGACTGCAAGGGACAAAGAAACACACACGGTGAGCCACTTgggtggtgtggtgtggtgtggtgtggtgtggtgtggtgtgctcCCTCCCGGTGAATGATGGGCCGGGCGGGTTCATCCGTACCTCCAACTGCTCTTTGTTGGGAGCACTGAGAGGGCAGTCAGGATCTGACGGGTCCAGACAAGGCCGGTTCATGTAGGCGTGGCCCACCTGCGAAATGACACCAAAAGGCTCAATACGTACAACTAGTCACGGAGATCCTATTAATTAGAAGCCAATTCCCACCTGGGCTTTGTCCAACATCTCCTTAAATCCTTCCAGGGACGTGAACTGACTCAGTTCCTCCATGAGCTTGACTGGATCCAGATTCATCCACTGGATGTCTGGCATACCCCTGCGGAGCAACCACTGACGATCAACACGCACCCAAACACATCCCGAGTGCTATAAAAGCAAAGGCTTTGTGCCCTCTGTTTAAGGAAAAACTCTTTGAGTCGTCCGCATgaacgctggctggctggctagctagcaggttggctggctggctggctggctggctggctggctggctccccTCCCCTGGCTAGATACAGGATGAAATGGCCGTTATTATCCCATTTCACACTGCTACAATGCCCAAGGCGAAGGCAAGCAGGGTGGCTTCCATTCCTCAATGCCCTGCACCGAGTCATAAGAATTACCTCTGCCTCCCAAACATCTTGATGTGTCTCACAAGAGGTCAAAATAAAGTCAAAGGTTCAATATGAGAGAACCTCAATGCATCAGCATTTGGAGGCTatactatattttttttcttcagacagAATtcccaataaaaaaataactaacGGAGGAACAACTGAAGCCCCGCCCCTCATCCTCCCTGCAAAAACAATtgatcataaataaataacaacagaTGCCAAGAAGGCAGAGCGGGGCACATTGAGAGCACTTGGCCCTCTGGAGTGGAGTGGACTGGAGTGGAGGGGAGTGGAGTGGGGAAACATCAACAAATTTGCTAAGAAAGCTCAGCCGTATAGTCTCTTTTGTAAATGAAGCAAGCGCTCAATTGAAATATCACTTCTGGCTCTGGAGAagttttggacaaaaaaaaaataaataccccACAGACTCCACTGTTAAGCATCTTGTTGCCTCTCCGTGTCTTTCTCCAGGGACTTGAGGTTTGAATGCGGCCCATTTTATTTGTTGGACAACTTGGGGAGCTGGGAGCGCGGGGGCATTACCATGAGAATGGCGAGTGTTAGCCGCGAGCTGACAAAGCCGGGGCACCCCCAACCCTAtttacctccctccctccttctttcCACCGGGGCCCCTGCACTGATGGACACTCACTCGTAAAGTGAAAGAATGCTTACCATTGTCTGACCCAAAGGGCTCccctgccaccgccgccaccatcACCCCGCCCTCCTCTCTACCAGCCCACCATCtcaacctccctccctccctcgcccgcctcactttctctttttgaatTTCCCTGTCaggacagccccccccccccaactacaACCCCGGCCAGGCCCTAAAAGAACTCTATTACTGACCGCTGCTGTCAGTCACAACACCCAATGACAGCCTGACTGTATCTTTCCATCCAAAGTGTAGTTCAACTTATGAACAGCCACAGTCTGCAATGTGCCTCCAGAAGTTGTCTGCCATGCCAGCAAAATTAGAGttccaaaaaaaatatatactaccgtatttgccggtgtattggtcgacctttttcgatccaaaatcgaccggaaaaaaatcgacctcgacttatacaccgagtcataaaatttaacttcgtattcatcgcttcaaatgtgatggtaaccaaggccgtttctcatgcatgtcattgtgcgttgcacttagaaaatttgaaccgggcggcgtgcgcgagtgcgcggcccgctggaagttgaatgaggcgccgcgatctcctccgcggtgcttataaacagccgatccgctcggcgggggctattttcggccacttggcgtgtgcgcacggcctcccggatgtgccgggcgggtgcgcgagctcgccggccgctggaagtccaatgaggcgacgcgatctcctccgcggtgcttataaacagccgatccgctcggcgggggctattttcggccacttggcgcgtgcgcacggcctcccggatgtgccgggcgggtgcgcgagctcgccggccgctggaagtccaatgaggcgccgcgatctcctccgcggtgcttataaacagccgatccgctcggcgggggctattttcggccacttggcgcgtgcgcacggcctcccggatgtgccgggcgggtgcgtgagctcgccggccgctggaagtccaatgaggcgccgcgatctcctccgcggtgcttataaagtgccgatccgctcggcttggagctatttccggcctcccgttggtgccgggcggcgtgcgcgagctcgccggccgctggaagtcgaatgaggcgccgcgatctcctccgcggtgcttataaagtgccgatccgctcggcttggagctatttccggcctcccgttggtgccgggcggcgtgcgcgagctcgccggccgcgatctcctccgcggtgcttataaacagccgcatgcgcacggcctcccggaatttgaacacatttcgtcaataaatttcgcatattgaattttgaagtttaatataatgcaacaattgagctcgacttatacaaaggatatatcataaaatcgtaaatttccgtcgaattttagggggtcgacttatacaccgagtcaacctgtacaccggcaaatacggtatatatttttgtttttactatATATTTGACTGTTTGCATGATGAAAAATAGATAATAGCATTAGTTAGGCAGAACATTAGTTTCATCCGCTGATGTCACTCATCAACTTCAACTCACAAATGAAAAAAGATGCATGAGGCAATAAGTGCCTATTACAAACAGAGCCTATAAAAAGTGTGTTTAAAAACATGACGGACGGCCTTGAGTATCCCAACACTTACGGTAAATAGGCGGACCCTCCCTGTAGCTTGGCCCCTTCCCAAAAACAGTCCAAAGGGGTGATTATCATGCAAGGAAATAGCTTGTCAATCATCTGGGgattggggagaaaaaaagagaTGAATATAAAAGATGAAAGTGATCCAAATGATAATAAAGTTGACTAAAACTTACCCTTTCAATCATGACATTTTCAATGATGGGGACTCCAGATTTATAGCATATTTTATTGAGATCCCACGACCTGTCAAGCCCAAAACAAACGAAATCATCTATTTTTATCAGACAAAATAAAAGATATGGCTCATAAAGTTCTCCACTTACTTTCCAAAGAGTGACACCTGCACCTTGCTGGCAGACAGTGCAGCCTCCATGTGCACCAGTAAAGCTTCCTGGGTAAGAATGTTGGTGCCTTCTTCTTTGGGGGTCTGGATGAGCATCTGGGAGGTAAATATGGACTCCTCGCCTTGCTTCTCCCTGGTGTAGCGAAGCTCCCGGCTCACCCGACTACcagctttcaaaaaaaaaaaaagaaaaccttcATCTTTTGGATTTTATACATCAGTGCGGGCATCCATCAATATTACACATTTGGCCCGAGCGGACAAAAGTGTGTTGATATATTTTGCACATGAACGCACACACGTGTGTATGGAGCAACGCCCTTGGCCCTCGCCAGTGTTGGTTTTGAAGGCACTTCACACAAGGCAGCGTCTGGCCAAGAGAAATGACTAATGCAGCTTCACATTGGCTCCTTCTGTGAAACAGATGTgccctgtttgaaaaaaaaaaaaaaaaaaagaaaaagtccccCAAACCCCCACATCCCTTCACCATCCCACTCAGCATGGCAGATACCAACCACACGTTGAAATACATGACAAAAATAAGATCCAGTGTTCATCTACATTGAGGGAATAAAAAGCAGAGACACGAACAAAATGTTGGCAATTCATCCAGAAGGACAATTTTACAAACAAACATTCCCAATCAACTATTAGTTGTGATAATTGCTCCAAATGTCAAACTACCACAgtatagcgccaactactgGCGAGGGGGACTTAGTCGTGTCTGTTTGCTGTGCAGACAAGTTGAAGATGAAAGACATAAAGGCAAATAAAGTCAAGTCAATGGATTTGATTAAAGATGCCGCGTCGGAGAGACGCCGATGAGGAGGAGAGCGAGACGAGCAGGGGATGAAAAAGGGTAAGAGGAATGCTGTGCTctgtgctttgtgtgtgtgcgtgcgtgtgtgtgtgtgtgtgtgtgtgtgtgtgtgtgtgtgtgtgtgtgtgtgtgtgtgtgtgtgtgtgtgtgcactatATGTGCTCCAGCCTCCTAATTACAGGAGGTTGCCCTGAAAAGAGTTTGCCAGCTGGGGGGATCTGTGCCTGTGCCAAGTGGACATGAAACATGCCGCGCCGGATCACAGAGAGCCCGTCTGCCCCTCTTTCGTTGTCCCGCTACATGACAATGCTGGGAGGAGattgaggggggtgggggtgggggggggagatgTGGGAAACATGAGGGAAAAGTAGCTCCTCCTTAATTCTAAGTCTTGTCACTGTTTCACGGCTTTGCCCTCAATTCTGGGCTCCTTGCAATAGTGGAATGGAGTCCGAAGCCAGGGTCTGGAACGTATCCCTGCGTGATAAATGAAGGTTGACTGTACACCTCCCCTATGCAGTCTGTAATTGATGGggagcaaaagaaaaaacaaacgacCAGGAACGTGTGAGATCAAGTTGGACCTCGGGGAgagcgggagggagggggggcttgtttggtggtggtggtgggttcCAATATTCCTACTCGGCACTTTCAAGGCTTTAATTACGAGCAGGGCCGGAGGATATCGCATCACCACGTTTATTTGCAGTCGCCGGTGTGGAGCTCAGCGCACCCCCGCCCCAAATGGACATTCCTCCTTccaatgttgacaaagactttTTCATTTCGAGACAACGGCAACAGTCAAAGTTTAGGTCATTTCCTCACAGATCACGTTTGGTATAATTGGCGCTCACACAAGGAGAAGTGGATTTGTCGTTAATCCTTATATTTTCCTTTTGGTGGTTTGAAGGCCCTCTTGGAATTGTTTGTTATTCTTCGGAGGAATTAATCACGCTTTCTGAATATTCTGAACTTGCAGTATAATGTCAACGTGCGATTGCGGACATCCAAAAGAGGATGCTAACCTGTGGTTATCTCCTAGTATGTAAAGACAAAGTGGAACCTCTCCCGCTGACATCTGTTCAAATCATTTTTGACGTTTCGTACGTTAACGTCTAC is a genomic window containing:
- the ptch2 gene encoding protein patched homolog 1 isoform X5 produces the protein MASDSGVPPGAGVFGELPPSYARSRPPAAAAAAADALRTPSGYCHAAFARKHISKGKAVGQKAPLWIRARFQAFLFSLGCHIQRHCGKVLFIGLLVFGALSVGLRVAAIETDIEQLWVEAGSRVSRELRYTREKQGEESIFTSQMLIQTPKEEGTNILTQEALLVHMEAALSASKVQVSLFGKSWDLNKICYKSGVPIIENVMIERMIDKLFPCMIITPLDCFWEGAKLQGGSAYLPQGRGASQPASQPASQPTC
- the ptch2 gene encoding protein patched homolog 1 isoform X3 codes for the protein MYFNVWLVSAMLSGMVKGCGGLGDFFFFFFFFSNRAHLFHRRSQCEAALVISLGQTLPCVKCLQNQHWRGPRALLHTHVSGSRVSRELRYTREKQGEESIFTSQMLIQTPKEEGTNILTQEALLVHMEAALSASKVQVSLFGKSWDLNKICYKSGVPIIENVMIERMIDKLFPCMIITPLDCFWEGAKLQGGSAYLPGMPDIQWMNLDPVKLMEELSQFTSLEGFKEMLDKAQVGHAYMNRPCLDPSDPDCPLSAPNKEQLESPDIAGRLRGGCHGFSRKFMHWQEELILGGRVKNTQDALMSAEALQSMFLLMSPKQLYEHFKDDYEIHDINWNEEKATAILESWQRRFVEVVHQSIPSNSSQSIHAFSTTTLNDIMKSFSDVSVLRVAGGYLLMLAYACVTMLRWDCAKSQGAVGLAGVLLVALSVAAGLGLCSLLGLSFNAATTQVLPFLALGIGVDDMFLLAHSFTEAGSNIPFKERTGDCLRRTGTSVALTSVNNMIAFFMAALVPIPALRAFSLQAAIVVVFNFAMVLLIFPAILSLDLHRREDKRLDVLCCLYSPCADQVIHLSPHELSDAPEQSQAPASRPFATGSTITTSTQITTTVQAFTQCDAAGQHIVTILPPTSQISTSPTSIILCPPASQAITPTPGTPVQDPYGSQLFTPTSSSTRDLLAQVEDSKLGKKCVPLPFLRWNLSHFAREKYAPLLLKPKSKAMVVVLFLGLLGLSLYGTTTVHDGLYLTDIVPRDTKEYDFIDAQFKYFSFYNMYLVTMDRFDYARSQRLLIQLHNAFNSVRSVVRDSDGKLPRMWLHYFQDWLRGLQAAFDADWLAGRITSDSYRNGTEDAALAYKLLIQTGSKKEPFDYSQLTSRRLVDAEGLIPPEVFYIYLTVWVSNDPLGYAASQANFYPHPREWIHDKYDTTGENLRIPAAEPLEFAQFPYYLNGLQQAGDFVEAIESVRAICDEFSRKGVFNYPNGYPFLFWEQYIGLRHWFLLAISVVLACTFLVCALLLLNPWTAGIIVFILAMMTVELFGIMGLIGIKLSAIPVVILIASVGIGVEFTVHIALGFLTAIGSRNKRSAVALEHMFAPVVDGAVSTLLGVLMLAGSEFDFIMRYFFAVLAILTVLGMLNGLVLLPVLLSMLGPPAELAASDDGGRRPAPSPDPPLPPPMAHHGYFADPRQAFSETSDSEYYSEMTSTSGMGEEDYKYCDRSAYGVPPATSHILLEASKNPSFPKLTVVRPLKESKGLTEPSSDSTHNAQSLNSQVTCWDGSKRDQQQQQNVPGQPGRTYQSGPRGSQPNRTKGPSNYSNSTAGGPVTMVTATASVTVAVHPTLPGAAYQGYMHEGFDTDTESDCFEATKRTKFSSYKRDSLALRDVDCSQDQMTQPTRQGGSRIQTARVLDPFSGNST
- the ptch2 gene encoding protein patched homolog 1 isoform X4; this encodes MLIQTPKEEGTNILTQEALLVHMEAALSASKVQVSLFGKSWDLNKICYKSGVPIIENVMIERMIDKLFPCMIITPLDCFWEGAKLQGGSAYLPGMPDIQWMNLDPVKLMEELSQFTSLEGFKEMLDKAQVGHAYMNRPCLDPSDPDCPLSAPNKEQLESPDIAGRLRGGCHGFSRKFMHWQEELILGGRVKNTQDALMSAEALQSMFLLMSPKQLYEHFKDDYEIHDINWNEEKATAILESWQRRFVEVVHQSIPSNSSQSIHAFSTTTLNDIMKSFSDVSVLRVAGGYLLMLAYACVTMLRWDCAKSQGAVGLAGVLLVALSVAAGLGLCSLLGLSFNAATTQVLPFLALGIGVDDMFLLAHSFTEAGSNIPFKERTGDCLRRTGTSVALTSVNNMIAFFMAALVPIPALRAFSLQAAIVVVFNFAMVLLIFPAILSLDLHRREDKRLDVLCCLYSPCADQVIHLSPHELSDAPEQSQAPASRPFATGSTITTSTQITTTVQAFTQCDAAGQHIVTILPPTSQISTSPTSIILCPPASQAITPTPGTPVQDPYGSQLFTPTSSSTRDLLAQVEDSKLGKKCVPLPFLRWNLSHFAREKYAPLLLKPKSKAMVVVLFLGLLGLSLYGTTTVHDGLYLTDIVPRDTKEYDFIDAQFKYFSFYNMYLVTMDRFDYARSQRLLIQLHNAFNSVRSVVRDSDGKLPRMWLHYFQDWLRGLQAAFDADWLAGRITSDSYRNGTEDAALAYKLLIQTGSKKEPFDYSQLTSRRLVDAEGLIPPEVFYIYLTVWVSNDPLGYAASQANFYPHPREWIHDKYDTTGENLRIPAAEPLEFAQFPYYLNGLQQAGDFVEAIESVRAICDEFSRKGVFNYPNGYPFLFWEQYIGLRHWFLLAISVVLACTFLVCALLLLNPWTAGIIVFILAMMTVELFGIMGLIGIKLSAIPVVILIASVGIGVEFTVHIALGFLTAIGSRNKRSAVALEHMFAPVVDGAVSTLLGVLMLAGSEFDFIMRYFFAVLAILTVLGMLNGLVLLPVLLSMLGPPAELAASDDGGRRPAPSPDPPLPPPMAHHGYFADPRQAFSETSDSEYYSEMTSTSGMGEEDYKYCDRSAYGVPPATSHILLEASKNPSFPKLTVVRPLKESKGLTEPSSDSTHNAQSLNSQVTCWDGSKRDQQQQQNVPGQPGRTYQSGPRGSQPNRTKGPSNYSNSTAGGPVTMVTATASVTVAVHPTLPGAAYQGYMHEGFDTDTESDCFEATKRTKFSSYKRDSLALRDVDCSQDQMTQPTRQGGSRIQTARVLDPFSGNST